The Microbacterium sp. LWH7-1.2 genome window below encodes:
- a CDS encoding UdgX family uracil-DNA binding protein (This protein belongs to the uracil DNA glycosylase superfamily, members of which act in excision repair of DNA. However, it belongs more specifically to UdgX branch, whose founding member was found to bind uracil in DNA (where it does not belong), without cleaving it, appears to promote DNA repair by a pathway involving RecA, rather than base excision.), whose protein sequence is MDEERPGAAEWVPPGADLARMREAAQRCRGCELWRDATQAVFGDGAPVAPIMLVGEQPGDKEDLAGEPFVGPAGRILDQALEAAGIDRQQVYLTNAVKHFRFGERGKRRIHRRPDVGHITACHPWLEAEFEAVQPMVVVCLGATAARAVLGRTVKIGQERGTPLDRGGRTAIVTIHPSAVLRLRDAAEREQATAGLAGDLRLASALAREANSA, encoded by the coding sequence ATGGACGAAGAGCGTCCCGGTGCCGCGGAGTGGGTGCCGCCCGGCGCAGATCTCGCCCGCATGCGCGAAGCCGCGCAAAGATGCCGCGGGTGCGAGCTCTGGCGTGACGCCACGCAGGCCGTGTTCGGCGATGGCGCACCTGTGGCGCCGATCATGCTCGTGGGGGAGCAGCCGGGTGACAAGGAGGACCTGGCGGGCGAGCCGTTCGTGGGGCCAGCCGGCCGGATCCTGGATCAGGCCCTCGAGGCGGCAGGGATCGACCGCCAGCAGGTGTATCTCACGAACGCCGTGAAGCACTTCCGATTCGGGGAACGCGGGAAGCGTCGGATCCACCGCAGGCCGGATGTCGGACACATCACCGCCTGTCATCCGTGGCTGGAGGCGGAGTTCGAAGCGGTGCAGCCGATGGTCGTGGTGTGCCTGGGTGCGACTGCCGCACGCGCCGTCCTGGGCCGAACCGTCAAGATCGGGCAGGAGCGCGGGACGCCGCTCGATCGCGGAGGACGCACGGCGATCGTCACGATCCATCCGTCGGCGGTCCTGAGACTTCGCGACGCTGCCGAGCGGGAGCAGGCGACCGCGGGACTGGCCGGCGATCTCCGTCTCGCCTCCGCGCTCGCTCGAGAGGCGAACTCCGCGTGA
- a CDS encoding heparan-alpha-glucosaminide N-acetyltransferase domain-containing protein — translation MSARGASGTQRITPPADGWLTTRWERLNGPARIGGVDLARGLAVLGMFAAHLLWITEPFDVLDSGTWVAVVSGRSSILFATLAGVSIGLVTGARSPLSGDAMNTARGRLAVRAGLLWVLGILLIATDVPVFVILPAYALMFLLALPLTSLPARVLLPLAGALALFLPFVQVVLDALPFWSSPLGEPVSLALGWHYPFTTWIAFVLAGLGVARAGVTGLRVQVWLVVAGVLLAAVGYGLGAASGSDPDAEAASYLGALWTVRPHSTGLLEVIGSGGFALAVLGLCLLACRTVLVWVALPLRAVGAMPLTAYTLQLVVWALVAAAVLERVGDLAGFRALEPFWPLTIGTAALCTAWALLVGRGPLETLLDTASRFAVPADRRR, via the coding sequence GTGAGCGCGCGAGGGGCGAGCGGTACACAGCGCATCACGCCGCCCGCCGACGGCTGGCTCACCACGCGCTGGGAGCGTCTGAACGGCCCCGCCCGCATCGGCGGCGTCGATCTCGCCCGCGGGCTGGCAGTGCTCGGCATGTTCGCCGCCCACCTGCTCTGGATCACCGAGCCCTTCGACGTGCTCGACTCCGGCACGTGGGTCGCTGTCGTGTCGGGCCGTTCCTCGATCCTGTTCGCGACGCTCGCGGGCGTCTCGATCGGGCTCGTGACCGGCGCGCGCTCCCCGCTCTCCGGCGACGCGATGAACACCGCGCGGGGCAGGCTCGCGGTCCGGGCGGGACTGCTCTGGGTACTCGGCATCCTGCTCATCGCCACGGACGTGCCGGTGTTCGTGATCCTTCCGGCGTACGCCCTCATGTTCCTGCTGGCGCTGCCGCTGACGTCGCTCCCGGCGCGCGTTCTTCTGCCGCTCGCGGGAGCGCTGGCCCTCTTCCTGCCGTTCGTGCAGGTCGTCCTCGACGCCCTCCCGTTCTGGAGCTCCCCGCTCGGAGAGCCGGTGTCTCTCGCCCTGGGCTGGCACTACCCGTTCACGACCTGGATCGCCTTCGTCCTCGCCGGCCTCGGGGTCGCCCGTGCCGGCGTCACCGGGCTGCGGGTGCAGGTGTGGCTCGTGGTCGCCGGCGTCCTGCTTGCGGCAGTCGGGTACGGGCTCGGCGCGGCGAGCGGCTCGGATCCCGACGCCGAGGCCGCCTCGTACCTCGGGGCGCTCTGGACCGTGCGGCCGCACTCGACCGGCCTGCTGGAGGTGATCGGCTCCGGCGGCTTCGCGCTCGCCGTGCTGGGGCTGTGCCTTCTCGCCTGCCGGACCGTGCTCGTGTGGGTCGCACTGCCCCTGCGGGCGGTCGGCGCGATGCCGCTCACCGCCTACACGCTGCAGCTCGTCGTGTGGGCCCTCGTCGCCGCGGCGGTGCTCGAGCGGGTCGGCGACCTCGCCGGATTCCGCGCTCTCGAGCCGTTCTGGCCGCTCACCATCGGCACCGCAGCGCTGTGCACCGCCTGGGCTCTCCTCGTCGGCCGCGGCCCGCTCGAGACGCTGCTCGACACCGCCTCGCGCTTCGCCGTCCCCGCCGATCGACGGCGATGA
- a CDS encoding DNA-binding protein has protein sequence MFVITSDQRDSRSSADLVPAAVASVHAYGTHGIALAPERTAGDEVQVAVADAEALLAIVLDLTRSGQWSVGVGVGEVESPLPDSVRAARGEAFVNARDAVDRAKKAATRIAITAPDGGADAEALVRLLVELRDRRTAEGWEVYDLLAEGITQREAAARLGISEGAVSLRVKSAGLRTEEAALPALARVLARLSPRPVPD, from the coding sequence ATGTTCGTGATCACCAGCGACCAGCGAGACAGCCGCAGCAGCGCCGACCTGGTGCCTGCCGCCGTGGCCTCCGTCCACGCGTACGGGACTCACGGGATCGCGCTGGCGCCCGAGCGCACCGCGGGCGACGAGGTGCAGGTCGCGGTCGCCGACGCGGAGGCCTTGCTCGCGATCGTTCTCGACTTGACCCGTTCGGGCCAGTGGAGCGTGGGCGTCGGCGTCGGCGAGGTCGAGTCGCCCCTGCCCGACAGCGTCCGGGCCGCGCGGGGCGAGGCCTTCGTGAACGCGCGCGACGCCGTCGACCGTGCGAAGAAGGCCGCCACTCGCATCGCGATCACGGCGCCGGACGGCGGGGCCGACGCCGAGGCCCTCGTGCGTCTGCTGGTGGAACTGCGCGATCGGCGCACCGCCGAAGGATGGGAGGTCTACGACCTGCTCGCCGAAGGGATCACGCAGCGCGAGGCCGCCGCACGCCTCGGCATCTCGGAGGGCGCCGTGAGCCTCCGAGTGAAGTCGGCGGGCCTGCGCACCGAGGAGGCCGCCCTGCCGGCGCTCGCCCGCGTGCTCGCCCGGCTGAGTCCGCGGCCCGTGCCAGACTGA
- a CDS encoding primosomal protein has product MSEQEPRDDRRAPRERSSGKPSSSGADRKPYAKRDGDHKPYAKRDGDHKPYAKRDGDHKPYAKRDGDHKPYAKRDGDHKPYAKRDGDHKPYAKRDGDHKPYAKRDGDHKPYVKRDGDHKPYVKRDGDHKPYVKRDGDHKPYVKRDGDHKPYVKRDGDHKPYVKRDGDRPYAKRDGDRPYVKRDGDRPYAKRDGDRPYAKGDGDRPYAKRDGDRPYAKRDGDRPYAKRDGDRPYAKRDGDRPYAKRDGDRPYAKRDGDRPYAKRDGDRPYAKRDGDRPYAKRDGDRPYAKRDGDRPYAKRDGDRRPSERAARPTRGGADRPDRAVREGEIRAVRVRHDDPVIPEDVTGRDLPPAARNELKTLSKENAEEVARHLVMASELIDEDPALAHQHALSASRRAGRIAVVRETLAITAYATGDFALALRELRTYRRISGRDDQIALMVDSERGVGRADRALEVGRAVDRSTLETPVRVELAIAMSGARLDLGDPERALQELDIPELDPDRAFEWSPALFAARAAVLEELGRTDEAAQWQRRAVVAAEAIDAASGLDDLETVFVEEVVEMDLDDEDGAEATLDETEAPEELDEPEPAATEPEEISVADEVSEILVEAGVDESGDDEADR; this is encoded by the coding sequence ATGTCAGAGCAGGAGCCGCGCGACGATCGACGCGCGCCGCGCGAACGATCCAGCGGAAAGCCCTCGTCGTCCGGTGCCGACCGCAAGCCGTACGCCAAGCGCGACGGCGACCACAAGCCGTACGCGAAGCGCGACGGCGACCACAAGCCGTACGCGAAGCGCGACGGCGACCACAAGCCGTACGCGAAGCGCGACGGCGACCACAAGCCGTACGCGAAGCGCGACGGCGACCACAAGCCGTACGCGAAGCGCGACGGCGACCACAAGCCGTACGCGAAGCGCGACGGCGACCACAAGCCGTACGCGAAGCGCGACGGCGACCACAAGCCGTACGTCAAGCGCGACGGCGACCACAAGCCGTACGTCAAGCGCGACGGCGACCACAAGCCGTACGTCAAGCGCGACGGCGACCACAAGCCGTACGTCAAGCGCGACGGCGACCACAAGCCGTACGTCAAGCGCGACGGCGACCACAAGCCGTACGTCAAGCGCGACGGCGACCGTCCCTATGCCAAGCGTGACGGCGACCGCCCGTACGTCAAGCGCGACGGCGACCGTCCCTATGCGAAGCGTGACGGCGACCGTCCCTATGCCAAGGGTGACGGCGACCGTCCCTATGCGAAGCGTGACGGCGACCGTCCCTATGCGAAGCGTGACGGCGACCGTCCCTATGCGAAGCGTGACGGCGACCGTCCCTATGCGAAGCGTGACGGCGACCGTCCCTATGCGAAGCGTGACGGCGACCGTCCCTATGCGAAGCGTGACGGCGACCGTCCCTATGCGAAGCGTGACGGCGACCGTCCCTATGCGAAGCGTGACGGCGACCGTCCCTACGCGAAGCGTGACGGCGACCGTCCCTACGCGAAGCGCGACGGCGACCGTCCCTACGCGAAGCGAGACGGCGACCGCCGACCATCCGAGCGCGCTGCACGTCCGACGCGTGGGGGAGCAGACCGCCCCGACCGCGCGGTCCGCGAGGGCGAGATCCGGGCTGTCCGTGTTCGGCACGACGATCCGGTCATTCCCGAGGACGTCACCGGGCGCGATCTGCCTCCGGCTGCGCGCAACGAGCTGAAGACCCTGAGCAAGGAGAACGCCGAGGAGGTCGCGCGTCACCTCGTGATGGCGTCGGAGCTGATCGACGAGGACCCGGCGCTCGCGCACCAGCACGCGCTGTCGGCGTCCCGTCGTGCCGGGCGTATCGCCGTCGTCCGCGAGACGCTTGCGATCACCGCGTACGCGACCGGTGACTTCGCGCTCGCGTTGCGGGAGCTGCGCACCTACCGTCGCATCTCGGGGCGCGACGACCAGATCGCGCTGATGGTCGACAGCGAGCGCGGCGTCGGGCGAGCCGATCGGGCACTCGAAGTCGGCCGTGCCGTCGACCGCTCCACGCTCGAGACCCCCGTGCGCGTCGAACTGGCGATCGCGATGTCGGGCGCCCGTCTCGATCTCGGCGACCCGGAGCGCGCGCTCCAGGAGCTCGACATCCCCGAGCTCGATCCCGATCGTGCGTTCGAATGGAGCCCGGCGCTGTTCGCCGCCCGTGCCGCCGTACTCGAGGAGCTCGGCCGTACCGACGAGGCCGCGCAGTGGCAGCGTCGCGCGGTGGTCGCCGCCGAGGCGATCGACGCGGCCTCCGGTCTTGACGATCTCGAGACGGTCTTCGTCGAGGAGGTCGTCGAGATGGACCTCGATGACGAAGACGGCGCGGAGGCCACCCTCGACGAGACGGAGGCACCCGAGGAGCTCGACGAGCCCGAGCCGGCCGCGACCGAGCCGGAAGAGATCTCCGTCGCCGACGAGGTCTCCGAGATCCTCGTGGAGGCGGGAGTCGACGAGTCCGGCGACGACGAGGCCGACCGCTGA
- the argF gene encoding ornithine carbamoyltransferase — protein sequence MTRHLLRDDDLTQAEQDEILDLAVSLKKDRWKLKPLEGPQTVAVIFDKSSTRTRVSFAVGIADLGGSPLIISTANSQLGGKETPADTARVLERQVAAIVWRTYAQAGLEQMAEGTRVPVVNALSDDFHPCQLLADLLTIKEHKGDLAGLTLAFFGDGKSNMAHSYVLAGVTAGMHVRVASPEAYAPRDDVIADADHRAAETGGSVALYTDANEAAAGADVIVTDTWVSMGKEEEKLERLRDLGGYKVTQELMGLAKNDAIFIHCLPADRGYEVDAEVIDGPQSVVWDEAENRLHAQKALLVWLLRQD from the coding sequence ATGACCCGCCACCTGCTGCGCGATGATGATCTGACGCAGGCCGAGCAGGACGAGATCCTCGATCTGGCGGTCTCGCTCAAGAAGGACCGCTGGAAGCTCAAGCCTCTCGAGGGTCCGCAGACGGTCGCCGTCATCTTCGACAAGTCATCCACTCGCACGCGCGTGTCGTTCGCGGTCGGCATCGCCGACCTGGGCGGTTCGCCGCTCATCATCTCGACGGCGAACAGCCAGCTGGGCGGCAAGGAGACGCCGGCCGACACGGCCCGCGTGCTGGAGCGCCAGGTGGCGGCCATCGTCTGGCGCACGTACGCACAGGCGGGGCTCGAGCAGATGGCGGAGGGCACGCGGGTGCCCGTCGTCAACGCGCTGAGCGACGACTTCCACCCGTGCCAGCTGCTCGCCGACCTGCTCACCATCAAGGAGCACAAGGGCGACCTGGCCGGCCTGACGCTCGCGTTCTTCGGGGACGGCAAGTCGAACATGGCTCACTCGTACGTGCTCGCCGGCGTGACCGCCGGGATGCACGTGCGCGTCGCGTCACCCGAGGCCTACGCGCCGCGCGACGACGTGATCGCCGACGCGGACCACCGCGCGGCGGAGACGGGCGGATCGGTCGCTCTCTACACCGACGCGAACGAGGCGGCGGCCGGTGCCGACGTCATCGTGACGGACACATGGGTGTCGATGGGCAAGGAGGAGGAGAAGCTCGAGCGCCTGCGCGACCTCGGCGGGTACAAGGTGACCCAGGAGCTGATGGGGCTCGCGAAGAACGACGCGATCTTCATCCACTGCCTCCCCGCCGACCGCGGCTACGAGGTCGACGCCGAGGTGATCGACGGTCCGCAGAGCGTGGTGTGGGACGAGGCGGAGAACCGCCTCCACGCCCAGAAGGCCCTGCTCGTCTGGCTCCTCCGCCAGGACTGA
- a CDS encoding acetylornithine transaminase: protein MTWQDDAGRDLVKSFGARMQMFVRGEGSYLWDADGKRYLDFLAGIAVDSLGHAHPVFVDAIATQAATLAHVSNYFATPPQLALAATLKRLAGTGDSGRVYFGNSGAEANEAAFKLARLHGGTERPRILALTDAFHGRTMGTLALTGKPYMQEPFLPMTPGVEFIDSTVDALEAAIDDRVAALFVEPVKGEAGVLPLPEGYLAAAREITERHGALLIIDEIQTGAGRTGEWFAFQHEGITPDAITVAKGIGGGFPIGALITFGAASELFYPGTHGSTFGGNALGTAVAGAVLGEIERAELVRNAAERGAQLRAAIEGIDSDLIDGCRGAGLLIGIGLKHPVSKALVAAAQEHGLVINAPNDETIRLVPALTIGDVEIDEFVELFTASLRTVEDALVLDVATEVPA, encoded by the coding sequence ATGACGTGGCAGGACGATGCGGGGCGCGACCTCGTGAAGAGCTTCGGCGCTCGAATGCAGATGTTCGTGCGGGGTGAGGGATCCTACCTGTGGGACGCCGACGGCAAGCGCTACCTGGATTTCCTCGCAGGGATCGCGGTCGACTCGCTCGGCCACGCGCACCCGGTGTTCGTCGACGCGATCGCGACGCAGGCCGCGACGCTCGCGCACGTGTCGAACTACTTCGCCACGCCGCCGCAGCTCGCGCTCGCCGCGACGCTGAAGCGACTCGCCGGCACCGGCGACTCCGGCCGCGTGTACTTCGGGAACTCGGGCGCCGAGGCGAACGAGGCGGCGTTCAAGCTCGCCCGCCTCCACGGCGGAACCGAGCGGCCGCGCATCCTCGCGCTGACCGACGCCTTCCACGGCCGCACGATGGGCACGCTGGCTCTCACCGGCAAGCCGTACATGCAGGAGCCCTTCCTTCCGATGACGCCCGGCGTCGAGTTCATCGACTCCACGGTCGATGCGCTCGAGGCGGCGATCGACGACCGGGTGGCAGCCCTCTTCGTCGAGCCCGTCAAGGGCGAGGCAGGTGTGCTGCCGCTGCCCGAGGGGTACCTCGCCGCAGCGCGCGAGATCACCGAGCGCCACGGCGCGCTGCTCATCATCGACGAGATCCAGACCGGCGCCGGCCGGACGGGGGAGTGGTTCGCCTTCCAGCACGAGGGCATCACCCCCGACGCGATCACGGTCGCCAAGGGCATCGGCGGCGGGTTCCCGATCGGCGCCCTCATCACCTTCGGCGCCGCGAGCGAGCTGTTCTACCCGGGCACGCACGGTTCGACGTTCGGCGGCAACGCGCTGGGCACCGCCGTCGCGGGCGCCGTGCTCGGCGAGATCGAGCGGGCAGAGCTGGTGCGCAACGCCGCGGAGCGCGGCGCCCAGCTGCGCGCGGCGATCGAGGGCATCGATTCGGATCTGATCGACGGATGCCGCGGCGCGGGCCTGCTGATCGGCATCGGGCTGAAGCATCCTGTCTCGAAGGCCCTCGTGGCCGCCGCACAGGAGCACGGCCTCGTGATCAACGCCCCGAACGACGAGACGATCCGTCTCGTCCCGGCCCTGACGATCGGCGACGTCGAGATCGACGAGTTCGTCGAGCTGTTCACGGCGTCGCTGCGCACGGTCGAAGACGCACTCGTGCTCGACGTTGCGACGGAGGTTCCCGCATGA
- the argH gene encoding argininosuccinate lyase codes for MSESKGDGTNEGALWGARFATGPSPELAELSRSTHFDWDLALYDIAGSHAHAKALAAAGYLTVDEERAMHEGLDELARGVTEGTLRPAASDEDVHGALEQALIGVVGAELGGKLRAGRSRNDQIATLVRMYLLDHSRTIAREILRLVDALVAQADAHPEAIMPGRTHLQHAQPVLLAHHLQAHAWPLVRDLERLRDWSARAAVSPYGGGALAGSTLGLDPQLVARELGLDRPAENSLDGTSSRDVVAEFAFVTAMIGVDVSRFAEEVILWNTREFGFVTLDDGYSTGSSIMPQKKNPDIAELARGKAGRLIGNLSGLLATLKALPLAYNRDLQEDKEPVFDSVRTLETVLPAFAGMVATMRFHTERMAALAPQGFSLATDVAEWLVKRGVPFRDAHEISGHLVRVCEENGLELHEVSDAQLAGVSGHLTPDVREVLSVEGSVASRTGAGGTAPVRVAEQRAELVQRVQDAAHALGL; via the coding sequence GTGAGTGAATCGAAGGGCGACGGCACCAACGAAGGCGCACTGTGGGGAGCCCGTTTCGCAACGGGACCGTCCCCGGAGCTGGCAGAACTGAGCCGATCGACCCATTTCGACTGGGATCTCGCGCTGTATGACATCGCCGGTTCGCACGCGCACGCCAAGGCGCTCGCCGCGGCAGGGTATCTCACCGTCGACGAAGAGCGCGCCATGCACGAGGGTCTCGATGAGCTCGCACGGGGCGTGACCGAGGGGACGCTTCGGCCCGCGGCATCGGATGAAGACGTCCACGGCGCACTCGAGCAGGCGCTGATCGGCGTCGTCGGCGCTGAACTCGGCGGCAAGCTGCGCGCCGGCCGCAGCCGGAACGACCAGATCGCGACGCTGGTGCGCATGTACCTGCTCGACCATTCGCGGACGATCGCCCGCGAGATCCTCCGCCTCGTCGATGCGCTCGTGGCGCAGGCCGACGCGCACCCCGAAGCGATCATGCCGGGCCGCACCCACCTGCAGCATGCGCAGCCCGTGCTCCTCGCGCACCACCTGCAGGCCCACGCGTGGCCGCTCGTGCGCGACCTGGAGCGCCTGCGCGACTGGTCCGCACGCGCGGCGGTGTCGCCGTACGGCGGCGGCGCGCTCGCCGGCTCGACCCTCGGGCTCGATCCGCAGCTCGTCGCGCGCGAGCTCGGACTCGATCGTCCCGCCGAGAACTCGCTCGACGGAACGTCCTCGCGCGACGTTGTCGCCGAGTTCGCCTTCGTCACGGCCATGATCGGCGTCGACGTCTCGCGCTTCGCGGAGGAGGTCATCCTCTGGAACACGCGCGAGTTCGGCTTCGTGACGCTCGACGACGGCTACTCGACGGGTTCGAGCATCATGCCGCAGAAGAAGAACCCCGACATCGCCGAGCTCGCGCGCGGCAAGGCGGGGCGGCTCATCGGCAACCTCAGCGGACTGCTCGCGACCCTCAAGGCGCTCCCGCTCGCGTACAACCGCGACCTGCAGGAGGACAAGGAGCCGGTGTTCGACTCGGTGCGCACTCTCGAGACCGTGCTGCCTGCGTTCGCAGGCATGGTCGCGACCATGCGCTTCCACACCGAGCGGATGGCGGCGCTCGCGCCGCAGGGCTTCTCGCTCGCGACCGACGTCGCCGAGTGGCTCGTGAAGCGGGGCGTCCCGTTCCGCGACGCGCACGAGATCTCGGGCCACCTGGTCCGGGTGTGCGAGGAGAACGGCCTCGAGCTGCACGAGGTCTCAGACGCTCAATTGGCGGGCGTCTCGGGGCACCTCACGCCCGACGTCCGCGAGGTGCTGAGCGTGGAGGGCTCGGTCGCGAGCCGCACCGGCGCCGGCGGTACCGCTCCCGTCCGGGTCGCCGAGCAGCGGGCGGAACTGGTCCAGCGCGTGCAGGACGCGGCGCACGCCCTCGGTCTCTAG
- the tyrS gene encoding tyrosine--tRNA ligase → MSETVVSATAPAIDPAFENVWDEIVWRGLVHVSTDQEALRALLAGDPITYYCGFDPTAPSLHLGNLVQLLTMRRLQLAGHKPLGLVGGSTGLVGDPRPSAERTLNTRETVAEWVGYLRSQVERFLSFEGDNAARIVNNLDWTAPLSAIDFLREIGKHYRVGTMLKKDAVAARLNSEAGISYTEFSYQILQGMDYLELYRQYGCVLQTGGSDQWGNLTSGTDLIHRVEGVSVHAIGTPLITNSDGTKFGKSEGNAIWLDAAMCSPYRMYQFWLNTDDADVIQRLKIFTFLTRAEIEEYERLVADEPFRRAAQKRLALEVTAFVHGTDAATAVIAASEALFGQGDLAALDATTLRHALEELPNATVATGTNVVQALVDTGLVSSLSEGRRAIAQGGVSLDGAKVEDESATVSGALPGGVSVLRRGKKTLAGVFVG, encoded by the coding sequence GTGTCTGAAACCGTCGTGAGCGCGACCGCGCCCGCGATCGACCCTGCGTTCGAGAACGTGTGGGACGAGATCGTGTGGCGTGGGCTCGTACATGTGTCCACCGATCAGGAGGCGCTGCGCGCCCTTCTCGCCGGAGACCCGATCACGTATTACTGCGGCTTCGATCCGACCGCCCCGAGCCTGCACCTCGGCAATCTCGTGCAGCTGCTGACCATGCGCCGCCTGCAGTTGGCCGGCCACAAACCCCTCGGCCTCGTCGGCGGCTCGACCGGCCTCGTCGGCGACCCGCGTCCTTCTGCGGAGCGCACGCTCAACACGCGCGAGACGGTCGCCGAATGGGTCGGCTACCTGCGCTCGCAGGTCGAGCGGTTCCTGAGCTTCGAGGGCGACAACGCCGCGCGCATCGTCAACAACCTCGACTGGACCGCGCCGCTGAGCGCGATCGACTTCCTCCGCGAGATCGGCAAGCACTACCGCGTGGGCACGATGCTCAAGAAGGACGCAGTCGCTGCGCGCCTCAACTCCGAGGCCGGTATCAGCTACACCGAGTTCAGCTACCAGATCCTGCAGGGGATGGACTACCTCGAGCTCTACCGCCAGTACGGCTGCGTGCTGCAGACCGGCGGCAGCGACCAGTGGGGCAACCTCACCAGCGGAACCGATCTCATCCACCGCGTCGAGGGCGTCTCGGTGCATGCGATCGGCACGCCGCTGATCACGAACAGCGACGGCACGAAGTTCGGCAAGAGCGAGGGCAATGCGATCTGGCTGGATGCCGCGATGTGCAGCCCGTACCGGATGTACCAGTTCTGGCTCAACACGGACGACGCCGACGTGATCCAGCGCCTGAAGATCTTCACGTTCCTGACGCGCGCCGAGATCGAGGAGTACGAGCGCCTCGTCGCCGACGAGCCGTTCCGTCGCGCCGCTCAGAAGCGCCTGGCTCTCGAGGTCACGGCTTTCGTGCACGGCACGGATGCTGCCACCGCCGTGATCGCCGCCTCCGAGGCTCTCTTCGGCCAGGGCGACCTCGCGGCGCTCGACGCGACGACGCTGCGCCATGCGCTCGAGGAGCTGCCCAACGCGACGGTCGCGACCGGCACCAATGTCGTGCAGGCGCTCGTCGACACGGGGCTCGTCTCGAGTCTCTCGGAGGGCCGCCGTGCGATCGCGCAGGGCGGTGTCTCGCTCGACGGCGCGAAGGTCGAGGACGAATCGGCGACCGTGTCGGGCGCGCTCCCCGGCGGAGTCTCAGTGCTGCGGCGCGGCAAGAAGACGCTCGCGGGCGTGTTCGTCGGCTGA
- a CDS encoding DUF4184 family protein — protein sequence MPFTPSHAVVALPFVRTPLVPAAIAIGAMAPDLPLFVRGLPLHYGVTHAFAWLPATIALAFALLLVWRLLLRPAVRELSPRWLAVRLPGEWDAGAGRALRETLAISGSPVRASWSRMLLLVLSLAIGVVSHIVWDLFTHEGRWGTTVIPALGSEWGRLPGFRWLQHGSRAIGLAIIGTWMLMWLWRREPAASVDRVLPAPVRWTWWLALPLVLVIAWAWGLSVFGPLDGDFTASHLGYRVLPPACAVWGAATIVLCIVVQDLRRKSLAERPASAPD from the coding sequence ATGCCCTTCACCCCCAGCCACGCCGTCGTCGCACTGCCGTTCGTCCGGACGCCGCTGGTGCCTGCGGCGATAGCGATCGGCGCCATGGCGCCGGACCTGCCGCTCTTCGTCCGCGGGCTGCCGCTGCACTACGGCGTGACTCACGCGTTCGCCTGGTTGCCTGCCACGATCGCGCTGGCGTTCGCGCTGCTCCTGGTGTGGCGGCTGCTGCTGCGACCTGCGGTCCGTGAGCTCTCGCCGCGATGGCTGGCGGTGCGGCTGCCGGGGGAGTGGGACGCCGGCGCCGGCCGCGCCCTTCGCGAGACGCTCGCGATCTCGGGATCGCCCGTGCGCGCGTCGTGGAGCCGGATGCTGCTGCTCGTCCTCTCCCTCGCGATCGGCGTCGTGAGCCACATCGTGTGGGACCTGTTCACCCATGAGGGCCGGTGGGGGACGACGGTGATCCCGGCACTCGGATCCGAGTGGGGCCGCCTCCCGGGTTTCCGGTGGCTGCAGCACGGCTCGAGAGCCATCGGGCTCGCCATCATCGGGACCTGGATGCTGATGTGGCTGTGGCGCCGTGAGCCCGCGGCATCCGTGGATCGTGTTCTGCCGGCTCCGGTGCGATGGACGTGGTGGCTGGCGCTGCCGCTCGTGCTGGTCATCGCCTGGGCCTGGGGGCTCAGCGTCTTCGGTCCCCTCGATGGGGACTTCACCGCCTCGCACCTCGGCTACCGGGTGCTGCCGCCTGCCTGTGCGGTGTGGGGAGCGGCCACGATCGTCCTGTGCATCGTGGTCCAGGACCTCAGACGGAAGTCGCTCGCGGAACGCCCCGCCTCGGCCCCCGACTGA